One segment of Rosa chinensis cultivar Old Blush chromosome 6, RchiOBHm-V2, whole genome shotgun sequence DNA contains the following:
- the LOC112173275 gene encoding O-methyltransferase 1, chloroplastic isoform X1 has protein sequence MDSLLGFPQSPATVILRRPLISTSRPNSNRNAGLSFRAKPNDASDPLLHDAVNSASLRFRETHRPEPLFVDPYAGCFVDPNAQMDMKQCSHHYCIATKYIDDKLLRTVNHIEGLKQVVLLTDGMDTRPYRLSWPTSTIIFDISPDRVFSGAAEKLKGVGAKIPRSCLFLHVPLESSDLQQTLRAKGFNGNRPSIWAMQGLPVMTLANFEDILLTVSGLSMNGCGFLGELPAWLAETEIVTKTSTREWMEKLFMNNGFRVDMICYEEVAKSLGKKLAAGPYKNILFSSEQLRFSDDQMETWRMEFQRVEEQGDEEGFEEL, from the exons ATGGACTCTTTACTGGGCTTCCCACAATCCCCAGCTACTGTCATCTTGCGCCGCCCGCTAATCTCCACTTCAAGACCAAACAGTAACAGAAATGCCGGGTTGAGTTTCAGAGCAAAACCCAACGACGCAAGTGACCCATTACTCCACGACGCCGTTAATTCAGCTTCTCTTCGTTTCCGAGAGACCCATCGACCAG AGCCTCTCTTTGTTGATCCATATGCCGGTTGCTTTGTTGATCCTAATGCGCAGATGGACATGAAGCAATGCTCACACCATTATTGCATTGCAACCAAGTACATTGATGATAAGTTGCTTCGTACAGTGAACCATATTGAGGGACTTAAGCAG GTTGTTTTGCTAACAGATGGCATGGACACCCGGCCGTATAGGCTTAGTTGGCCAACTTCAACCATAATTTTTGATATTTCGCCGGACCGGGTATTCAGTGGAGCAGCTGAAAAGCTTAAAG GTGTTGGGGCTAAAATACCAAGAAGCTGCTTATTCCTTCATGTTCCATTGGAGTCCTCTGATTTGCAGCAAACTCTACGTGCTAAAGGCTTCAATGGTAACCGGCCTAGTATATGGGCCATGCAG GGACTGCCCGTAATGACATTGGCAAATTTTGAGGACATTTTGCTCACTGTAAGTGGTTTGTCCATGAATGGATGTGGCTTTTTGGGAGAATTGCCTGCTTGGTTGGCAGAGACTGAAATAGTGACCAAG ACTAGTACAAGGGAATGGATGGAGAAATTATTCATGAACAACGGCTTTCGGGTGGACATGATTTGCTATGAAGAAGTTGCAAAGAGTTTAGGCAAGAAATTAGCAGCAGGACCTTACAAGAATATACTATTTTCCTCAGAACAACTGCGGTTTTCTGATGATCAG ATGGAAACTTGGAGAATGGAATTTCAAAGAGTTGAGGAACAAGGGGATGAAGAAGGTTTTGAAGAGCTATGA
- the LOC112173275 gene encoding O-methyltransferase 1, chloroplastic isoform X2 has protein sequence MDMKQCSHHYCIATKYIDDKLLRTVNHIEGLKQVVLLTDGMDTRPYRLSWPTSTIIFDISPDRVFSGAAEKLKGVGAKIPRSCLFLHVPLESSDLQQTLRAKGFNGNRPSIWAMQGLPVMTLANFEDILLTVSGLSMNGCGFLGELPAWLAETEIVTKTSTREWMEKLFMNNGFRVDMICYEEVAKSLGKKLAAGPYKNILFSSEQLRFSDDQMETWRMEFQRVEEQGDEEGFEEL, from the exons ATGGACATGAAGCAATGCTCACACCATTATTGCATTGCAACCAAGTACATTGATGATAAGTTGCTTCGTACAGTGAACCATATTGAGGGACTTAAGCAG GTTGTTTTGCTAACAGATGGCATGGACACCCGGCCGTATAGGCTTAGTTGGCCAACTTCAACCATAATTTTTGATATTTCGCCGGACCGGGTATTCAGTGGAGCAGCTGAAAAGCTTAAAG GTGTTGGGGCTAAAATACCAAGAAGCTGCTTATTCCTTCATGTTCCATTGGAGTCCTCTGATTTGCAGCAAACTCTACGTGCTAAAGGCTTCAATGGTAACCGGCCTAGTATATGGGCCATGCAG GGACTGCCCGTAATGACATTGGCAAATTTTGAGGACATTTTGCTCACTGTAAGTGGTTTGTCCATGAATGGATGTGGCTTTTTGGGAGAATTGCCTGCTTGGTTGGCAGAGACTGAAATAGTGACCAAG ACTAGTACAAGGGAATGGATGGAGAAATTATTCATGAACAACGGCTTTCGGGTGGACATGATTTGCTATGAAGAAGTTGCAAAGAGTTTAGGCAAGAAATTAGCAGCAGGACCTTACAAGAATATACTATTTTCCTCAGAACAACTGCGGTTTTCTGATGATCAG ATGGAAACTTGGAGAATGGAATTTCAAAGAGTTGAGGAACAAGGGGATGAAGAAGGTTTTGAAGAGCTATGA
- the LOC112173273 gene encoding gamma-tubulin complex component 4 homolog — translation MLHELLLALLGYTGDLIIDEREHSTSLGIDSPISDHPTFNLAPDISFIQPSERDLIQRIITLGFYYRELDRFATRSRNLSWIRSAKPSPAVAACKIEKPSVYRRAIANGIVEILSVYRSAVLHIEQKLLAESIPILATVTQGLTKFFVLLPPLYELILEIERDDIRGGQLLNLLHKRCHCGVPELQTCIQRLLWHAHQVMYNQLAAWMVYGILQDQHGEFFIRRMEDKDVEHGSSHQDISEKLARMSTDDTSDWHLGFHIYLDMLPEYIQMRVAESVLFAGKAIRVLRNPSHAFRFQDDVLHQQVPRGSHKIQGFSGRFPFHKDPFVEKELIGEEMLPQSEADKIETMLLELKESSEFHKRSFECAVDSIRAIAASHLWQLVVVRADLNGHLKALKDYFLLAKGDFFQCFLEESRQLMRLPPRQSTAEADLMVPFQLAALKTIGEEDKHFSRVSLRMPSFGMTIKSSQVDVPRTDGSSGALQSIASSDITLDGWDGIALEYFVDWPLQLFFTPEVLSKYCRVFQYLLRLKRTQMELEKSWASVMHQDHTDFATHRNDRVNCSVSQQRRQRSRPMWRIREHMAFLIRNLQFYIQVDVIESQWNVLQAHIQDSHDFNGLVGVHLEYLNALISQSFLDIGSLSRILDSIMKLCIRFCWNIENQESSANTSELEHIIEEFNKKSNSLYTILRSSRLVGSQRAPFLRRFLMRLNFNSFFEATARGVLNVVRPRPAVSVLNQQ, via the exons ATGCTACACGAGTTGTTACTTGCACTACTGGGCTACACCGGCGATCTCATAATCGACGAGAGGGAGCACTCCACCTCTCTCGGAATCGACTCCCCCATTTCCGACCACCCTACTTTCAACCTCGCTCCCGACATCTCCTTCATCCAACCCAGCGAAAG GGATCTCATACAGAGAATCATCACCTTAGGGTTTTATTACAGAGAGCTTGACCGCTTCGCCACCAGGTCTCGGAATTTGAGCTGGATAAGGTCCGCAAAGCCGAGTCCTGCAGTCGCCGCCTGCAAAATTGAGAAGCCGAGTGTGTACCGGAGAGCCATTGCCAACGGAATTGTGGAGATACTCTCGGTTTATAGGTCGGCGGTTCTTCACATTGAGCAGAAATTGTTGGCAGAGTCCATTCCCATACTGGCAACTGTGACTCAAGGCCTCACGAAG TTTTTCGTGCTTTTGCCGCCGTTGTATGAGCTCATACTGGAGATTGAGAGGGATGACATTCGTGGGGGTCAGCTGCTTAATCTTTTGCATAAAAGATGCCATTGTGGAGTGCCGGAGTTGCAAACCTGCATTCAGAG GCTTCTCTGGCATGCACATCAGGTCATGTATAACCAGCTAGCAGCATGGATGGTGTATGGGATCCTCCAAGACCAGCATGGAGAGTTTTTCATTAGGAG GATGGAAGATAAGGATGTAGAGCATGGCTCATCTCATCAAGACATATCTGAAAAGTTGGCACGCATGTCAACGGACGATACATCAGATTGGCACTTGGGATTTCATATCTATTTG GATATGCTTCCCGAATATATCCAGATGCGTGTCGCAGAATCAGTATTGTTTGCTGGCAAGGCCATCAGGGTTCTTCGCAATCCAAGTCATGCCTTTCGATTTCAGGATGATGTTTTACATCAGCAGGTGCCAAGGGGATCTCATAAAATCCAAGGATTTTCAGGACGTTTCCCATTTCACAAAGACCCTTTTGTTGAGAAAGAGTTGATTGGAGAAGAAATGCTTCCACAGTCTGAGGCCGATAAGATTGAAACTATGCTTTTGGAACTAAAG GAATCATCCGAGTTCCACAAAAGATCCTTTGAATGTGCAGTAGACTCAATACGGGCTATTGCTGCCAGCCATCTTTGGCAG CTTGTGGTTGTACGTGCTGACTTGAATGGTCATCTAAAGGCACTGAAAGACTATTTTCTGTTAGCAAAAGGAGATTTCTTTCAG TGTTTTCTTGAAGAGAGTCGCCAATTGATGCGGCTACCTCCTCGCCAGTCAACCGCGGAGGCTGATCTTATGGTCCCTTTCCAGCTG GCTGCTCTTAAGACTATAGGTGAGGAAGACAAACATTTCTCTAGAGTATCCTTAAG GATGCCTTCATTTGGGATGACTATTAAATCTTCCCAAGTAGATGTACCAAGGACAGATGGGAGTTCAGGCGCTTTACAATCAATTGCTTCTTCAGATATAACCCTTGATGGTTGGGATGGGATCGCTCTTGAATACTTCGTTGATTGGCCCTTACAGTTGTTCTTTACCCCAGAAGTGCTCTCTAA GTACTGCCGGGTTTTCCAATATTTGCTAAGGCTCAAGCGAACACAAATGGAGTTGGAGAAATCATGGGCCTCTGTGATGCATCAGGATCACACAGATTTTGCCACACATCGGAATGATCGTGTAAACTGCTCAGTATCACAACAACGAAGGCAGCGAAGCAGACCAATGTGGCGTATTAGAGAGCATATGGCTTTCTTGATCAGAAATCTTCAATTTTATATACAG GTGGATGTGATAGAATCCCAATGGAATGTTTTGCAAGCTCATATCCAAGATTCTCATGACTTTAATGGACTTGTAGGCGTCCATCTGGA GTACTTAAACGCTCTAATTTCACAATCTTTCTTGGACATTGGCTCTTTATCAAGGATACTTGACAGCATAATGAAACTTTGCATTCGGTTCTGCTGGAACATTGAGAACCAAGAAAGCAGTGCAAATACATCTGAATTGGAACATATTATAGAG GAATTCAACAAGAAATCGAACTCCCTGTACACGATACTGCGCAGTAGTAGGCTTGTAGGGAGTCAGCGAGCCCCATTTCTTAGGCGTTTTCTGATGCGTCTGAACTTCAATTCCTTCTTTGAG GCGACAGCTAGAGGTGTGCTGAATGTTGTTAGACCACGCCCTGCAGTTTCTGTTTTGAATCAACAGTAG